The following proteins are co-located in the Synechococcus sp. UW179A genome:
- a CDS encoding NAD-dependent epimerase/dehydratase family protein, which produces MAHRYGVIGSGYVGTAVAMRMKRAGLPVTATTRSLENVSELRRLMDDVRQLDISESNPDLSFLADLQGLLISVAPTRQNDGYSDVFVRGMRNLAGALRRRTSTQPLHITYISSVSVYGDRQGKEVWEHSSVDSSSPVNNMLASAEELMLDIERPDTSICVLRLGGIYGPGRDMVGMIREAAGQQVPKNGNAINAWSGLVDIARGVQFASEQKLSGIFNLVDDMQLSRRELSTLICDQDGLPPVLWSHSSSATERNMNARVSNQKIKDAGFELMSPSMLEPAIA; this is translated from the coding sequence ATGGCTCATCGATACGGAGTAATCGGCAGTGGATACGTTGGCACTGCAGTGGCCATGCGCATGAAAAGGGCCGGCCTGCCCGTCACCGCCACCACCCGTTCATTGGAGAACGTGAGCGAACTGAGACGACTGATGGATGATGTGCGTCAGCTCGACATCAGCGAATCAAACCCAGACCTCTCTTTTCTTGCTGACCTGCAGGGTCTGCTAATCAGTGTGGCACCCACCAGGCAGAACGATGGTTACAGCGATGTGTTCGTCCGTGGCATGCGCAACCTGGCCGGCGCACTAAGGCGCAGAACCAGCACACAACCCCTGCACATCACCTACATCAGCAGCGTCAGCGTGTATGGAGACCGGCAGGGAAAAGAGGTGTGGGAGCACTCATCAGTGGACTCCAGCTCTCCGGTGAACAACATGCTTGCTTCAGCGGAAGAACTGATGCTCGACATCGAACGCCCCGACACCTCGATCTGCGTGCTCAGACTGGGCGGGATTTATGGACCCGGCCGAGACATGGTGGGCATGATCCGTGAGGCCGCTGGGCAGCAAGTGCCCAAAAACGGTAATGCCATTAATGCCTGGAGTGGCCTTGTCGACATTGCCAGAGGCGTGCAGTTCGCATCTGAGCAGAAGTTGTCAGGCATCTTCAACCTGGTCGACGACATGCAGCTCAGTCGAAGGGAACTATCAACCCTGATCTGCGATCAGGATGGCTTACCCCCTGTGCTCTGGAGCCACTCCAGCTCAGCGACCGAGCGCAACATGAATGCACGAGTTTCGAACCAGAAGATCAAGGACGCCGGCTTTGAACTGATGTCACCATCGATGCTGGAGCCAGCCATCGCTTGA